A stretch of the Thermosinus carboxydivorans Nor1 genome encodes the following:
- a CDS encoding sigma 54-interacting transcriptional regulator — MRETEIMRIGIKTIDRVNMTFDILKVFAKYEVNIIWMEVYTHIIYIKFDRVDAATWGKMHAEILAVSGVQELTEIDLIAFEEREQLIETILDASSDGFIVIDKDGTIKLTNSRAIQILRQAGNLEGKSIYTILPAPDIIKKALSKGIEISNHTLFYEHGGGTCHCLVSSRTLKNEAGVIQGLILTLRDMHDVREMVYSITQARQITFNDIVTKSPSMLSVVALARNIAKNNSTVLIRGESGTGKELFARAIHAAGKRHNKPFIPLNCAAIPDTLIESELFGYEDGTFTGGKKGGKQGLFELAHGGTLFLDEVAELSAYVQAKLLRVLQEGMVRRVGGHKEIAVDVRIIAATNRNLEAMLKNGQFREDLFYRLNVIPLYIPPLREHIEDIPLLIDHFIKVLGGKLGKPDIVVSPRAVEKMLRYPWPGNVRELSNVVERAIYLCDGRVITEDHIVFAQAAVDQPAAAVNDAIPLLREAVEATERKLIAEAIRRYGSLRQAAKALGVTHTLLINRMKKLNIHKMV, encoded by the coding sequence ATGCGCGAAACCGAAATTATGCGCATCGGGATTAAGACCATTGACCGAGTGAATATGACCTTTGATATTTTAAAAGTTTTTGCAAAATACGAAGTAAATATCATCTGGATGGAAGTTTATACCCACATCATCTATATCAAGTTCGACCGCGTAGACGCCGCCACCTGGGGAAAGATGCACGCCGAGATATTAGCGGTGAGTGGTGTGCAAGAACTTACCGAAATTGATTTAATTGCTTTTGAGGAACGGGAACAGTTGATTGAAACAATCCTTGACGCGAGTAGTGACGGGTTCATCGTTATTGACAAAGACGGGACAATTAAGCTGACAAATTCGCGGGCGATCCAGATTTTGCGGCAAGCCGGAAATTTAGAAGGCAAGTCGATATATACCATCTTGCCCGCTCCTGACATAATAAAGAAAGCCTTAAGCAAAGGAATAGAAATTAGCAACCATACCCTGTTTTATGAACATGGCGGCGGCACTTGCCATTGTCTTGTCAGCAGCCGGACATTGAAAAATGAAGCGGGCGTTATTCAGGGGCTGATTTTAACTTTGCGCGATATGCACGATGTGCGCGAAATGGTGTATTCGATTACTCAGGCCCGACAGATAACTTTTAATGATATTGTGACCAAAAGCCCGTCAATGCTGTCAGTAGTGGCATTAGCCCGCAATATTGCCAAAAACAACTCTACCGTCTTAATCCGCGGTGAGAGCGGTACCGGCAAAGAATTGTTTGCGCGGGCCATCCACGCTGCCGGGAAGCGGCACAACAAACCCTTTATTCCCCTTAACTGCGCGGCAATTCCCGATACGCTGATTGAGAGCGAACTATTCGGCTACGAGGATGGCACCTTCACTGGCGGCAAAAAGGGCGGCAAACAAGGCCTCTTTGAATTGGCACACGGCGGTACCCTCTTTCTCGATGAGGTAGCCGAGCTGTCAGCGTACGTCCAGGCAAAGTTGCTGCGTGTATTGCAGGAAGGAATGGTCCGGCGGGTCGGCGGCCACAAAGAGATCGCCGTTGACGTGCGCATCATTGCGGCTACGAACCGCAACCTTGAGGCCATGCTAAAAAATGGCCAGTTCCGGGAAGATTTATTTTATCGTTTGAATGTTATCCCGCTTTATATACCGCCACTCAGGGAACATATTGAAGACATTCCGCTGCTGATCGACCATTTTATTAAAGTTTTGGGCGGTAAATTGGGCAAACCTGATATCGTTGTTTCTCCCCGCGCGGTTGAGAAAATGTTGCGTTATCCCTGGCCGGGAAATGTGAGGGAATTGTCCAATGTGGTTGAACGGGCCATTTATCTTTGCGACGGCCGGGTAATTACCGAAGACCATATCGTTTTTGCACAGGCAGCGGTCGATCAGCCGGCAGCTGCGGTGAATGATGCCATTCCCTTGCTGCGCGAGGCGGTGGAAGCAACAGAGAGAAAGCTTATTGCTGAGGCTATCCGCCGCTATGGCAGTCTCCGTCAAGCCGCCAAAGCGCTGGGCGTGACCCACACTTTGCTAATAAACAGAATGAAAAAGTTAAATATCCACAAAATGGTTTAA